Proteins from a single region of Hypanus sabinus isolate sHypSab1 chromosome 26, sHypSab1.hap1, whole genome shotgun sequence:
- the LOC132381512 gene encoding probable G-protein coupled receptor 132, producing the protein MNSTVSPGTDGNESVGPDVPCNQTMCGIQLGVYGVALAVMYSVTFIVSLTMNCLTLWPIILQVKQKNTLGIYLLSLNISDLLYALTIPLWIIYYYNGHRWNFGWITCHFSGFIFYSNVYISILLLCCISMDRYLAVIYPMRSQNFRRPSVAIKISLLVFLSVFVIHLFILFGTFLDTKPDMANLTCFEHIPLVKTVAIANYGRVFIGFLLPLLLMIFCYQRIFRGIRKSSTLQGKQKAKVKQLSISVIIIFLVCFGPYHLILLFRTINFSLMECTCHFEQQILFYFSISLAISSFNSALDPILYVLVSDNAKRDLKRSFASIGYGNLRKKSQSTSPTLFSRVTV; encoded by the coding sequence ATGAACTCCACAGTAAGTCCAGGGACGGATGGGAATGAGTCCGTCGGTCCTGACGTCCCCTGCAATCAGACCATGTGTGGAATTCAGCTTGGGGTATACGGTGTAGCATTAGCGGTAATGTACAGCGTCACCTTCATTGTGAGCCTGACCATGAACTGCCTGACTCTGTGGCCAATCATCTTACAAGTGAAGCAGAAGAACACTCTCGGAATTTACCTTTTAAGCCTCAACATATCCGATCTCCTCTATGCTTTGACTATCCCCCTCTGGATCATCTACTATTATAATGGCCACCGGTGGAACTTTGGGTGGATCACTTGCCACTTCTCAGGGTTCATCTTCTACTCCAATGTCTACATCAGCATCCTGCTTCTCTGTTGCATCTCCATGGACCGCTACCTCGCCGTCATCTATCCGATGAGATCCCAGAACTTCCGCCGGCCCAGCGTGGCTATAAAGATCAGCCTCCTTGTATTCCTGTCTGTCTTTGTCATTCATCTCTTCATCCTCTTCGGGACATTCCTCGACACCAAGCCCGACATGGCCAACCTGACCTGCTTCGAGCACATCCCGCTCGTCAAGACGGTGGCCATCGCGAACTACGGCCGGGTTTTCATTGGGTTCCTGCTCCCGCTTCTGCTTATGATATTCTGTTACCAGCGGATCTTCAGGGGAATCAGGAAGAGCTCGACTCTTCAGGGAAAGCAAAAGGCCAAAGTGAAGCAGCTCTCGATATCGGTCATCATCATTTTCCTCGTGTGCTTTGGCCCCTATCATCTCATTCTCCTGTTCAGGACAATTAACTTCTCTCTGATGGAATGCACTTGTCACTTTGAACAGCAAATTCTTTTCTACTTTAGCATTTCCTTGGCCATCTCCAGCTTCAACAGTGCGTTGGACCCGATCCTTTATGTACTGGTCAGTGACAACGCCAAAAGGGACCTCAAGAGGTCATTTGCCTCTATTGGATATGGAAATCTCAGAAAGAAATCTCAAAGCACGTCTCCAACTTTGTTCAGTAGGGTCACGGTTTGA